Proteins found in one Toxotes jaculatrix isolate fToxJac2 chromosome 18, fToxJac2.pri, whole genome shotgun sequence genomic segment:
- the llgl1 gene encoding lethal(2) giant larvae protein homolog 1 produces the protein MMKFRFRRQGTDPQREKIKQELFAFNKTVEHGFPHQPSALAFDPKLQIMAIGTKSGAIKVYGAPGVEFTGLHKDTTAVTQIHFLPGQGRLLSLLDDNTIHLWELVAGAPREVGGVKKEGVVSLQEVGNYSLPGRPGIESCSATRVTVLLLLRSCDLLCIGTEGGGVYFLQLPHLSLKDNQTLLQDQVTQSLPDDYRCGKSLGPVESLQEHPQQSGKILIGYSRGLVVLWDLSIRHVDQLFLGKQQLESLVWERSGNLFVSSHNDGGYSVWPVTSSNTYNHQPVSSTIPYGPFPCKAISKMLWRTTQTGSPVLLYSGGMPRASYGDRHCLTIQQDKDHVTLDFTSRVIDFFTVHNTEQEKEFDDPSALVVLLEEELVVIDLQTPGWPSLPTPYLAPLHSSAITCSCHISSVPPKLWERLVNAGKAQQGRQHTHRSWPICGGKNLAPPPKQQELLLTGHEDGTVRFWDASGVALTPLYKLSTANVFHTDCDPCDDPQDPSNDPDMQQEEEWPPFRKVGCFDPYSDDPRLGIQKISLCKYSNKLVVAGTAGQVIVLGLSDERSDHLVDVSVVDLLQDREGFTWKGHDRLEPRLKPAPFPPGFQPLVLVQCLPPASVTAVALHAEWNLIAFGTSHGFGLFDYHRRNAVLARCTLHPNDSLAMEGPLSRVKSLKKSLRQSFRRIRKSRVSGKKRTITTPTSKVQEANAALAEQEEVAPVQRRIEPRSADDSLSGVVRCLCFADTFLRDGTHHGPTLWAGTNSGSVYAYALEVPGVGSGRVCERGGASESSVCVEAVLGKEIQLMHRAPVVSICVLDGRGKPLPDPYEASQDLAIAPDMTNAHSVLIASEEQLKVFSLPKVSAKTKFKLTAHEGCRVRKVALVVFSSTAQEDYSEHTLVCLTNLGDMHLFNIPGLRPQVRYDCIRKEDISGIASCVFTKNGQGFYLISPSEYERFSLSAKVLTEPLFSIQLDRPLEPTPASDGTTTQPQANGTHKNQMGQAEGQTEQPPSSLSSPVLDTPLDSPLSCADLTLDSTGELTVEDVRDFLTTVDEAENNLKNIKEEEGRSTGILIN, from the exons ATGATGAAGTTCAGGTTTCGTCGGCAGGGCACCGACCCGCAGAGAGAGAAGATTAAACAGGAGCTTTTTGCCTTCAACAAG ACTGTGGAGCATGGGTTTCCCCATCAGCCCAGCGCTTTGGCCTTTGACCCCAAGCTGCAAATTATGGCCATTGGCACCAAGTCGGGAGCCATCAAAGT TTATGGGGCCCCTGGGGTGGAGTTCACAGGACTGCACAAAGACACCACTGCAGTTACACAGATCCATTTCCTACCTGGACAG GGCCGTCTCCTGTCGCTGCTCGATGACAACACGATTCACCTGTGGGAGCTGGTGGCAGGGGCCCCCAGAGAAGTGGGAGGGGTTAAAAAAGAGGGAGTAGTCTCCCTCCAGGAAGTGGGCAACTATAGCCTCCCAGGAAGACCTGGCATTGAGAGCTGCAG TGCCACTCGGGTGactgtcctcctcctgctgaggTCATGTGACCTGCTCTGCATtggaacagagggagggggcGTGTACTTCCTGCAGTTACCCCACCTGTCTCTGAAAGACAACCAGACGCTGCTCCAGGATCAGGTCACACAGAG cCTGCCAGATGACTACAGATGTGGGAAGTCTTTAGGGCCAGTGGAATCTCTTCAGGAACATCCTCAGCAGTCAGGGAAGATTCTGATTGGCTACAGCCGAGGCCTAGTCGTCCTATGGGATCTGAGCATTCGTCATGTGGACCAGCTCTTCCTGGGCAAACAG CAGCTGGAGAGCCTGGTGTGGGAACGCTCTGGAAACTTGTTTGTCAGTTCCCATAACGACGGAGGCTACTCCGTGTGGCCTGTTACCAGCAGCAACACCTACAATCACCAGCCAGTGTCCTCCACCATCCCATATG GTCCATTTCCCTGCAAGGCCATCAGCAAGATGCTGTGGAGGACAACACAGACAGG GTCTCCGGTGCTATTATACAGTGGAGGGATGCCCAGAGCCAGCTACGGTGACCGCCACTGCCTGACCATTCAGCAGGACAAGGACCATGTCACTCTCGACTTCACATCACGAGTCATTGACTTCTTCACTGTCCACAacacagagcaagagaaag AGTTTGATGACCCGTCAGCGTTGGTAGTGTTACTAGAGGAGGAGCTGGTTGTAATCGACCTCCAGACCCCCGGGTGGCCCTCTCTGCCCACTCCCTACCTGgctcctctccactcctcagCCATCACCTGCTCCTGCCACATCTCCAGCGTCCCTCCTAAACTGTGGGAGAGGCTGGTCAACGCCGGCAAAGCACAGCAGGGccggcaacacacacacagg aGTTGGCCCATATGTGGAGGGAAAAACCTGGCGCCTCCACCCAAACAacaagagctgctgctgacagg ACATGAGGACGGCACTGTTCGTTTCTGGGATGCATCAGGCGTTGCTCTTACACCGCTGTACAAACTCAGCACAGCAAATGTCTTCCACACCGACTGTGACCCCTGCGACGACCCTCAAGACCCCAGCAACGACCCCGacatgcagcaggaggaggaatggCCTCCCTTCAGAAAG gtgggCTGCTTCGACCCGTACAGCGATGACCCCAGGCTGGGCATCCAGAAGATCAGTCTGTGCAAATACAGCAACAAACTGGTGGTGGCTGGAACTGCTGGACAG GTGATAGTGTTGGGTCTGAGTGACGAGCGTTCGGACCACTTGGTGGACGTCTCGGTGGTTGATCTGCTGCAGGACAGGGAGGGCTTCACCTGGAAGGGACACGACAGACTGGAGCCACGTCTCAAACCCGCCCCCTTCCCCCCGGGCTTCCAGCCGCTGGTGCTGGTGCAGTGCCTGCCCCCGGCCTCTGTTACGGCGGTGGCGCTGCATGCAGAGTGGAACCTGATCGCCTTTGGGACAAGTCATGGATTTGGCCTGTTTGACTACCACCGACGAAACGCTGTGCTGGCCAG GTGTACCCTTCACCCTAATGACTCCTTGGCGATGGAGGGCCCCCTGTCCAGAGTCAAGTCCTTGAAAAAGTCCTTACGGCAGAGCTTCAGACGCATCCGCAAGAGCAGGGTGTCGGGGAAGAAACGCACCATCACCACACCCACCAGCAAG GTCCAAGAGGCTAATGCTGCTTTagcagagcaggaggaagtTGCTCCGGTGCAGCGAAGGATTGAACCCCGATCAGCAGACGACTCGCTGTCTGGAGTGGTCCGATGTCTTTGCTTCGCTGACACCTTCCTGCGTGATG GTACACACCATGGTCCCACACTATGGGCAGGAACCAACTCAGGCAGCGTGTACGCCTACGCTCTGGAGGTACCTGGCGTGGGCTCGGGACGTGTGTGTGAGCGGGGCGGAGCAAGTGAGAGCAGTGTGTGCGTGGAGGCGGTGTTGGGTAAAGAGATTCAGCTGATGCACAGGGCCCCTGTGGTGTCAATCTGTGTGTTGGACGGGCGGGGGAAACCATTACCGGACCCATATGAAGCCTCCCAGGACCTTGCCATCGCACCAGATATGACCAATGCTCACTCTGTCCTTATTGCATCAGAGGAACAGCTCAAG GTGTTCTCTCTCCCCAAGGTGAGCGCCAAGACCAAGTTCAAGCTGACGGCGCATGAAGGCTGTCGGGTGAGGAAGGTGGCCCTGGTGGTTTTCAGCTCCACAGCTCAGGAAGActacagtgaacacacactggTGTGTCTGACCAACCTGGGAGACATGCATCTCTTTAACATACCGGGCCTCCGACCACAG gTGCGCTACGACTGCATCCGCAAAGAAGACATCAGCGGCATTGCATCCTGTGTCTTCACTAAGAATGGACAGG GTTTTTACCTGATCTCTCCCTCAGAGTACGAGAGGTTCTCACTGTCTGCCAAGGTCCTCACTGAGCCACTTTTCTCTATTCAGCTTGACCGACCACTAGAGCCCACACCtgccag CGATGGTACGACAACGCAGCCGCAGGCCAATGGAACCCACAAGAACCAGATGGGTCAGGCTGAGG GGCAAACAGAACAGCCTCCGAGCTCCTTGTCTTCCCCTGTCCTGGACACCCCGCTGGACTCCCCACTCAGCTGCGCTGACCTCACCCTCGATTCCACCGGAGAACTCACGGTGGAGGACGTCAGGGATTTTCTAAC CACTGTGGACGAAGCAGAAAATAACCTAAAGAAcattaaagaggaggagggacgcTCGACGGGCATCCTCATCAACTGA